A genomic segment from Candidatus Eremiobacteraceae bacterium encodes:
- a CDS encoding DUF5069 domain-containing protein, with translation MDLTKQFPRSPREKAGGIAMLPRTIDKARAHLAGTLGEYIYDCSMDKALFETLGCNAEQFLQAVGVSLTDAEVLDLLVQTRIPEDKLKVHNQHIDQWHPTTPEGWDRFKEDLQKIAGGNPKVKSRTDLIDFEEGRFPGAK, from the coding sequence ATGGACTTGACCAAACAATTTCCGCGGAGTCCGCGGGAAAAGGCCGGTGGCATCGCCATGCTGCCGCGCACGATCGACAAAGCGCGCGCCCATCTGGCCGGCACGCTCGGCGAGTACATCTATGACTGCTCGATGGACAAAGCGCTCTTCGAGACGCTAGGCTGCAATGCCGAGCAGTTCCTCCAAGCCGTGGGCGTCTCGCTGACCGACGCCGAAGTCCTCGACCTGCTCGTGCAGACGCGCATACCAGAGGACAAGCTCAAGGTCCACAACCAGCACATCGACCAGTGGCACCCGACGACGCCCGAAGGCTGGGACCGGTTCAAAGAAGATCTCCAGAAGATCGCCGGCGGCAACCCAAAGGTCAAGTCGCGCACCGATCTGATCGACTTCGAAGAAGGGCGTTT
- a CDS encoding ABC-2 family transporter protein, which yields MASLAPYWRTYAEFWRLNFLTLAEYRANFFVWLVFTLVLHGSAIATIWLTMNRFPIMNGWTWQQVVFLYSLFWLASSLNGTLFFSIGDVPYHIREGRFDRFLVRPLDPLFQVISQPGQIWPDELIVAIIFFAIVQGVAHLQWTGATAGLLLGAMVGGAFIDFAIQLTVATLAFWVIRLDTLRWVVMSLETDFTRYPLSIYNRIVRFTLSFVFPFAFINYFPAATLLHKTSEGQYSVNPLFGWLTPVIGALWFGAAYLFWRRGLDHHQSTGS from the coding sequence GTGGCTAGCCTCGCGCCGTACTGGCGCACCTATGCCGAATTCTGGCGGCTCAATTTCCTCACGTTGGCGGAATACCGGGCGAACTTCTTCGTCTGGCTGGTCTTCACGCTCGTGCTGCACGGTTCGGCGATCGCGACCATCTGGCTCACGATGAACCGCTTCCCGATCATGAACGGCTGGACGTGGCAGCAGGTCGTGTTCTTGTACTCGCTTTTCTGGCTCGCGTCGTCGCTCAACGGCACGCTGTTCTTCTCTATCGGGGACGTGCCGTACCACATCCGCGAAGGCCGGTTCGATCGCTTCTTGGTGCGCCCGCTCGATCCGCTCTTCCAGGTGATCTCACAGCCCGGGCAGATCTGGCCCGACGAGCTGATCGTGGCCATCATCTTCTTCGCGATCGTGCAAGGCGTCGCTCACTTGCAGTGGACCGGGGCCACCGCCGGATTGCTGCTCGGCGCGATGGTCGGCGGAGCGTTCATCGACTTCGCGATCCAGCTGACGGTCGCGACGCTCGCCTTCTGGGTCATTCGGCTGGACACGCTGCGCTGGGTGGTGATGTCGCTCGAGACGGACTTCACACGCTATCCGTTGTCGATCTACAACCGCATCGTGCGCTTCACGCTATCGTTCGTGTTCCCGTTCGCGTTCATCAACTATTTCCCGGCCGCGACGCTGCTGCACAAGACGTCCGAAGGCCAGTACTCGGTCAACCCGTTGTTCGGGTGGCTCACGCCGGTCATCGGCGCGCTGTGGTTCGGGGCCGCGTATCTGTTCTGGCGCCGCGGCCTTGACCACCACCAAAGCACCGGCTCGTAG
- a CDS encoding ABC-2 family transporter protein, with product MFTHIGSVALRVYLYYALWSALYANNGPKQDFSFRDIITYATLALLIGLIYNAQGPYVVREKIREGSIAIDLMRPISVPLYVFADTLGQAGFALLQIAISLPIAIGLLALTGTHLSLPASPLIALAFVISVMLGFLVNFFLDLLMATITFWTMEIFGFQLMVQFITSLLAGAVVPLQFFPSAVTKIATLSPFAAIYSAPLTIYLGKYQGPELAATLELQLFWVAVFAVGALALWRVGERRVVVQGG from the coding sequence GTGTTCACGCATATCGGCTCGGTGGCGCTGCGCGTCTACCTCTACTACGCGCTGTGGAGCGCGCTGTACGCGAACAACGGCCCGAAGCAAGATTTCTCGTTCCGCGACATCATCACGTATGCGACGCTCGCGCTTCTGATCGGTCTGATCTACAACGCGCAAGGCCCCTATGTGGTGCGTGAGAAGATCCGCGAGGGCAGCATCGCGATCGATCTCATGCGGCCGATCAGCGTGCCGCTCTACGTGTTCGCCGACACGCTCGGTCAGGCCGGCTTCGCGCTCCTGCAGATCGCCATCTCACTTCCGATCGCGATCGGCCTGCTGGCGCTGACGGGCACGCACCTGAGCCTGCCGGCTTCGCCGTTGATCGCGCTCGCCTTTGTGATCTCGGTCATGCTCGGCTTCCTGGTGAATTTCTTCCTGGACTTGCTGATGGCGACGATCACGTTTTGGACGATGGAGATATTCGGCTTCCAGCTCATGGTGCAGTTCATCACCTCGCTGCTGGCCGGCGCGGTCGTGCCGCTGCAGTTCTTCCCGTCCGCGGTGACCAAAATCGCGACCTTGTCGCCGTTCGCGGCCATCTATAGCGCGCCGCTGACGATCTATCTCGGCAAGTACCAAGGGCCGGAGCTTGCCGCGACGCTCGAGCTGCAGCTGTTCTGGGTGGCTGTGTTCGCCGTCGGCGCGCTCGCGCTGTGGCGGGTCGGCGAACGGCGCGTGGTGGTGCAGGGTGGCTAG
- a CDS encoding kelch repeat-containing protein: protein MMSSQFARALVLSAALAVAAALPASGAAEVGSDTGVVVDLNKGVWVRGPDLPSARQDAAVAVMDGRIYLAGGFGPHDKQMATLLVFEPTFPSPVANPNVAGPIVSRPGEWREAATMPEPVDNAAAAGMGGYLYVAGGRIEDLVTNKFWRYDPIGDAWTELPSMPFPRYAPMLQAVNGKLYLFGGQSSHGNDDTSMMIFDVAKNSWRTEEYALGEERYMAGSVVLDGLIYLVGGRNRDQVSLQSCDVYDPARDRWRSCTNMRLGRADFGLASVNNRLMAIGGENYAASSSELSVTTMAIGRENNNAVATLDPSTLTFDINRTITQTTEISSTDARGWISGPWLPFPRHGMAVAALGNQIWVIGGSPYSGTSPLTSVLRFVSPVTQVQFKGHAPH from the coding sequence ATGATGTCGTCGCAGTTCGCGCGCGCGCTCGTGCTGAGCGCCGCGCTCGCCGTCGCGGCGGCGTTGCCCGCGTCGGGCGCGGCTGAAGTCGGTTCCGACACCGGCGTGGTCGTCGATCTTAACAAAGGCGTGTGGGTGCGCGGGCCCGACCTGCCGTCGGCGCGCCAGGACGCCGCGGTCGCGGTCATGGACGGACGCATCTACCTCGCGGGCGGCTTCGGGCCGCACGACAAGCAGATGGCGACGCTGCTCGTGTTCGAGCCGACGTTCCCCTCGCCCGTGGCCAATCCCAACGTCGCCGGGCCGATCGTATCGCGTCCGGGCGAATGGCGCGAGGCGGCCACGATGCCGGAGCCGGTCGATAATGCGGCCGCGGCGGGCATGGGCGGCTATCTCTACGTCGCCGGCGGCCGGATCGAAGATCTCGTCACGAACAAGTTCTGGCGCTACGATCCGATCGGCGACGCATGGACCGAGCTGCCGTCCATGCCGTTTCCGCGCTACGCGCCGATGCTGCAGGCGGTCAACGGCAAGCTCTATCTCTTCGGCGGCCAATCGTCGCACGGCAACGACGACACGAGCATGATGATCTTCGACGTCGCCAAGAATTCCTGGCGCACTGAGGAGTACGCGCTTGGCGAAGAGCGCTACATGGCCGGATCGGTCGTCCTCGATGGCCTGATCTACCTCGTCGGCGGCCGCAACCGCGACCAGGTCAGCTTGCAATCGTGCGATGTCTACGACCCGGCGCGCGATCGCTGGCGGTCGTGCACGAACATGCGTCTCGGGCGGGCCGATTTCGGCCTCGCGTCGGTCAACAACCGGCTCATGGCGATCGGCGGCGAGAATTACGCTGCCTCGTCGTCCGAGCTATCCGTGACCACGATGGCAATCGGCCGCGAGAATAATAACGCCGTTGCGACGCTCGACCCGTCCACGCTCACGTTCGACATCAATCGCACGATCACGCAGACGACGGAGATCTCGAGCACCGACGCGCGCGGCTGGATCAGCGGTCCGTGGCTTCCGTTCCCGCGGCACGGCATGGCGGTCGCGGCGCTCGGCAATCAGATCTGGGTCATCGGCGGCTCGCCATATTCGGGCACGTCGCCGCTGACGTCGGTGCTGCGCTTCGTCAGCCCGGTCACGCAGGTCCAATTCAAGGGGCACGCGCCGCACTAA
- a CDS encoding ATP-binding cassette domain-containing protein — protein sequence MHEAHPHPATEFFNSPAMMIRADRLTKQFRTLRRKEGALGALATLFSRDYDVKDAVRDVSFELEAGELVGYIGPNGAGKSTTIKMLTGILVPSSGSCTVNGIVPWADRQANGRQIGVVFGQRTQLYWDLPLIESFQLLRAIYNVPAAMYQRNLKEFTDLLGLDEFIRTPVRQLSLGQRMRGDFAAAMLHEPKVVFLDEPTIGLDVVAKENIRQFIARINRDRGTTVILTTHDLADIEKLCARIILIDHGRKLYDGSIEHIKQRYGRERTLTADLACENCDDIDLAMPGAKIVSREGPRIVIEFNRDAVRADELVVLLAKHYEIKDVTIAEPPLESIIRDIYQHGIGSLDGAASVDGAHAVAGLEVVP from the coding sequence GTGCACGAAGCTCACCCACACCCTGCTACGGAGTTCTTCAACTCGCCTGCCATGATGATCCGCGCCGATCGACTCACCAAACAGTTCCGAACCCTGAGGCGCAAAGAGGGCGCGCTCGGCGCGCTCGCCACGCTGTTCTCGCGTGATTACGACGTCAAAGACGCCGTACGCGACGTCAGCTTCGAGCTCGAGGCCGGCGAATTGGTCGGCTACATCGGACCCAACGGCGCGGGCAAATCCACCACTATCAAGATGCTGACCGGCATCCTCGTGCCGTCGAGCGGCTCGTGCACCGTCAACGGCATCGTGCCCTGGGCTGACCGCCAAGCCAACGGCCGCCAGATCGGCGTGGTCTTCGGCCAGCGCACGCAGCTGTATTGGGATCTGCCGTTGATCGAATCGTTCCAACTACTGCGAGCGATCTATAACGTCCCCGCGGCGATGTACCAACGCAACCTCAAAGAGTTCACCGACCTGCTCGGCCTCGACGAGTTCATCCGCACGCCGGTGCGCCAGCTCAGCCTCGGTCAGCGGATGCGCGGCGATTTCGCGGCGGCGATGCTGCACGAGCCCAAAGTCGTGTTCTTGGACGAGCCGACGATCGGGCTCGACGTCGTCGCCAAAGAGAACATCCGCCAATTCATCGCGCGCATCAATCGCGACCGCGGCACCACGGTCATCTTGACCACGCACGATCTGGCCGACATCGAAAAGCTGTGCGCGCGCATCATCCTCATCGACCACGGCCGCAAGCTCTACGACGGCAGCATCGAGCACATCAAGCAGCGCTACGGGCGCGAGCGGACGCTCACCGCGGACCTCGCCTGCGAGAACTGCGATGACATCGATCTTGCGATGCCGGGCGCGAAGATCGTTTCGCGCGAGGGGCCGCGCATCGTCATCGAATTCAACCGCGATGCCGTGCGCGCCGACGAGCTCGTGGTGCTGCTGGCCAAGCATTACGAGATCAAAGATGTGACCATTGCCGAACCGCCGCTGGAATCGATCATCCGCGACATCTACCAACATGGCATCGGATCGCTCGACGGCGCCGCATCGGTCGACGGTGCGCACGCGGTGGCAGGCCTGGAGGTCGTGCCATGA
- a CDS encoding gamma-glutamylcyclotransferase family protein has protein sequence MAQAPDVATDRVFVYGLLKRGFGLHHHMAQGTFVGDATAAGALYSLGEYPAMVDGEGAVRGELYRFDVIAVALELLDEVEEYDPLDPEGSPYLRAVRPITLRSDGAVVPAWCYLYNRSVKGMTRIASGEWRGSKPS, from the coding sequence TTGGCTCAGGCACCGGATGTCGCGACCGATCGCGTCTTCGTCTACGGCTTGCTGAAACGCGGTTTCGGTTTGCATCACCACATGGCGCAGGGGACGTTCGTCGGCGATGCGACGGCCGCGGGGGCGCTCTACTCGCTCGGCGAGTATCCAGCCATGGTCGACGGTGAAGGCGCCGTACGCGGCGAGCTCTATCGCTTCGACGTCATAGCCGTCGCATTGGAGCTGCTCGACGAAGTCGAGGAGTACGATCCGCTCGATCCCGAGGGCAGCCCGTACCTTCGTGCAGTCAGGCCCATCACGCTGCGCTCGGACGGCGCGGTCGTGCCGGCGTGGTGCTATCTCTATAATCGAAGCGTCAAGGGCATGACGCGCATCGCGTCGGGCGAGTGGCGCGGCTCTAAGCCGTCGTGA
- a CDS encoding methylated-DNA--[protein]-cysteine S-methyltransferase — MNNDTDVTVVQRACRVLESDLEAMPTLRQLAGELGVPPARLHRAFKRIAGVSPRQYGQEQRLAKLKSRLRDGEAVSRAIYEAGFGSSRSVYERARADFGMTPALYRRGGRGMRIGYTIVESPLGRLLVGATDAGVSSVCLGESDRSLERALRDEYPAAEIQRGGGHLKRYVEAVVQYLKGARPHLDLPVDIQTTAFRRRVWEALRAIPYGQTRTYGQIAAAIGEPKAARAVGQACGANPVALVIPCHRAVRGDGAAGGYRWGAKRKQRLLAQERAS; from the coding sequence ATGAACAACGATACCGATGTGACCGTCGTCCAGCGCGCGTGCCGCGTGCTCGAATCAGACCTCGAAGCGATGCCGACGCTGCGCCAGCTGGCCGGCGAATTAGGAGTGCCGCCCGCGCGCTTGCACCGCGCGTTCAAACGGATCGCGGGCGTGTCGCCTCGCCAGTACGGCCAAGAGCAGCGGCTGGCCAAGCTGAAGTCCCGTCTGCGCGACGGCGAGGCCGTGAGCCGCGCCATCTACGAAGCCGGCTTCGGCTCGAGCCGCAGCGTGTACGAGCGCGCGCGCGCCGATTTCGGCATGACGCCGGCGCTGTACCGGCGCGGCGGCCGTGGCATGCGCATCGGATACACCATCGTCGAGTCGCCGCTCGGGCGGCTGCTCGTCGGCGCGACCGACGCCGGCGTGAGCTCGGTGTGCTTGGGCGAATCCGACCGCAGTCTCGAGCGGGCGCTGCGCGACGAGTATCCGGCGGCCGAGATCCAGCGCGGCGGCGGCCATTTGAAACGTTACGTCGAGGCCGTGGTGCAATACCTCAAAGGCGCGCGGCCGCATCTCGACTTGCCGGTCGACATCCAAACGACGGCGTTCCGGCGGCGCGTCTGGGAAGCGCTGCGCGCCATCCCGTACGGCCAGACGCGGACGTACGGTCAGATCGCGGCCGCGATCGGCGAGCCCAAGGCGGCGCGGGCGGTCGGGCAGGCGTGCGGGGCCAATCCGGTCGCGCTGGTCATCCCATGTCATCGCGCGGTGCGCGGCGACGGCGCGGCCGGCGGCTATCGTTGGGGCGCCAAGCGCAAGCAGCGCTTGCTGGCGCAAGAGCGCGCGTCCTAA
- a CDS encoding NAD(P)/FAD-dependent oxidoreductase, protein MPDTPRTVQRIVILGGGFGGVYAAMALQKAVRHRSDVDITLVARENFFLFTPMLPQAATSSIDTHHIVVNLRRILPRVRVLEAEIDSIDLAAHRVTITHGDGHPHDVDWDQLIIAVGGETNYFGLPGVAEHALTIRTLADAVVLRNRAIDMLEQAELEDDPDVRKRLLTFVVAGGGFAGIETAAELDLFMRTAAKMYRNVKPSEITTVVVDVRTSILPELSDELGRWTQRALEKRGVRFRLGVGVKSADAAGVTLADGTRLDTQVFVWAGGVSANPLVAGLPCANERGRVPVDADLAVPGYPGVWCVGDSAVVTPPGGGAPYPPTAQHALREGLHVARNVMAAIDGKPLRPFAYTTVGQMAHLGERQAVVMLGGLKISGFPAWWLWRTYYLFRIPTLERKIRVAIDWTLDLLFSRDTVQVKLPERKSG, encoded by the coding sequence ATGCCCGACACGCCGCGCACCGTCCAGCGCATCGTCATCCTCGGCGGAGGATTCGGCGGCGTCTATGCCGCGATGGCGTTGCAAAAGGCGGTGCGCCATCGCAGCGACGTCGACATCACGCTCGTCGCGCGTGAGAACTTCTTCTTGTTCACGCCCATGCTGCCGCAGGCGGCGACCAGCAGCATCGACACGCATCACATCGTCGTCAACTTGCGCCGCATCCTGCCGCGCGTGCGCGTGCTCGAAGCCGAGATCGATTCGATCGACCTGGCGGCGCACCGCGTGACGATCACGCACGGCGACGGACACCCGCACGATGTGGACTGGGACCAGCTCATCATCGCGGTCGGCGGGGAGACGAATTACTTCGGTCTGCCCGGCGTCGCCGAGCATGCGCTCACCATACGAACGCTGGCCGATGCGGTGGTGCTGCGCAACCGGGCGATCGACATGCTCGAGCAAGCCGAGCTCGAAGATGATCCGGACGTCCGCAAGCGGCTGTTGACCTTCGTCGTGGCGGGCGGCGGTTTCGCCGGCATCGAGACCGCTGCAGAGCTGGATCTGTTCATGCGCACCGCGGCGAAGATGTACCGGAACGTCAAGCCGTCGGAGATCACCACCGTCGTCGTCGACGTGCGAACGAGCATCTTGCCCGAGCTGTCCGATGAGCTGGGCCGGTGGACGCAGCGCGCGCTCGAGAAACGCGGCGTTCGGTTCCGGCTGGGCGTCGGCGTGAAATCGGCAGATGCGGCCGGCGTGACGCTGGCCGACGGCACGCGTCTGGACACCCAGGTCTTCGTCTGGGCAGGCGGCGTGTCGGCCAACCCGTTGGTCGCGGGGTTGCCATGCGCGAACGAGCGCGGCCGCGTGCCGGTAGACGCCGATCTCGCCGTGCCTGGCTATCCGGGCGTGTGGTGCGTCGGCGACAGCGCGGTGGTGACGCCGCCCGGCGGCGGCGCGCCATATCCGCCGACCGCCCAACACGCGTTGCGCGAGGGTTTGCACGTCGCCCGCAACGTGATGGCCGCGATCGACGGCAAACCGTTGCGCCCCTTCGCCTACACGACGGTCGGCCAGATGGCGCATTTGGGAGAGCGCCAAGCCGTGGTGATGCTCGGCGGGCTGAAGATCTCCGGATTCCCGGCGTGGTGGCTGTGGCGGACCTACTACCTGTTCCGCATCCCGACGCTCGAGCGCAAGATCCGCGTGGCTATCGACTGGACGCTCGATCTGCTGTTCTCACGTGACACGGTGCAGGTCAAGCTGCCCGAGCGGAAAAGCGGATAG
- a CDS encoding alkaline phosphatase family protein: MVVRTQRIGLAVLAVALLCFASPPHAPRAADVTALPNGWRVTPSGSSILPLGTLPLRIVQDTSGRWLAVSNAGFGDLSIAIVSQDTGKIVDQRPINGTFYGLAFSPNGDALYASTAAGGGVDRFSFDASTGKLGDSTFYRLGAGKIWINGLALSLDGSTVYAAVSGANSLVAVNALSGATIFATDVGSTPYDVTLSPSGARIYVSDWGGASVSVVDSANGAKVRTIATDSHPGALLFGADGRTLYVACANDDVVDVIDTATDKLRGKIDVALYPGSPEGATPSSLALSADGRTLFVADADSNAVVAVDITGTAPLVYGAVPVGWYPTGIAMSKDGKRLYALDGKGLSGHANPDDQHSSITPAAQRTSTNYAPNTATGDMETITSLSRSALVGGLAIARANSPFKPSPAAPGALPPFKHVIYVIKENRTYDEVLGDDTRGNGQASLAVFGQRVTPNIHRLADEFVLLDAFEGEGTVSADGHEWADGAYADDFVQRMWPADYAGRADGFYDFSDPILRPSAGYIWDVAVKHGVSVRLYGEGAVEASSPARGVNPSIDPLLDTAYRPFDLTYSDQDRIVEWLREFRQFEAAGDLPQLELVWLPSDHTAGMKAGSRTPYAMIADNDYALGRMVEALSHSRYWKDTLLVSIEDDAQAGPDHVSNQRVEALAVSAYVNRGQVDHTHYTTSSVLRTIELVFGLPPMSQFDAGATPLNAVFTSTPDLRVWRATQPNISITAVNPAGGPGAQASAKLDLRSADAADPAEFNRILATYLKTVHM; encoded by the coding sequence ATGGTTGTCCGCACGCAGCGCATCGGGCTCGCGGTTCTCGCGGTCGCCCTGCTCTGTTTCGCCTCACCGCCCCATGCGCCGCGCGCGGCCGATGTCACCGCGCTGCCCAATGGCTGGCGCGTGACGCCCTCGGGTTCATCGATCCTGCCTCTCGGCACGTTGCCGCTGCGCATCGTCCAGGACACGTCCGGGCGCTGGCTGGCCGTCTCCAACGCCGGCTTCGGCGACCTTTCGATCGCTATCGTCAGTCAGGACACCGGCAAGATCGTCGACCAGCGGCCCATCAACGGCACGTTTTACGGTCTTGCCTTCTCGCCGAACGGCGACGCGTTGTACGCCTCCACGGCGGCCGGCGGCGGCGTCGACCGGTTCAGCTTCGACGCCTCGACCGGAAAACTCGGCGACTCGACCTTCTACCGTCTAGGCGCCGGCAAGATCTGGATCAACGGACTCGCCCTCTCGCTGGACGGCTCGACCGTCTATGCCGCGGTTTCGGGCGCGAACAGCCTCGTCGCCGTCAATGCGCTGAGCGGCGCGACGATCTTCGCGACCGACGTGGGTAGCACGCCCTATGACGTGACGCTGTCGCCGAGCGGCGCGCGCATCTACGTGTCGGACTGGGGCGGCGCGTCGGTCAGCGTCGTCGACTCCGCGAACGGCGCGAAAGTCAGGACCATCGCCACCGATAGTCATCCGGGTGCGCTGCTGTTCGGCGCGGACGGGCGGACGCTGTACGTCGCCTGCGCCAACGATGACGTCGTCGACGTGATCGACACCGCGACGGACAAGCTGCGCGGCAAGATCGACGTCGCGCTGTATCCCGGTTCGCCGGAAGGCGCGACGCCCAGCTCGCTCGCGCTGTCGGCTGACGGACGCACGCTGTTCGTCGCCGACGCCGACTCGAACGCCGTCGTCGCGGTCGACATCACCGGCACGGCGCCGCTCGTCTACGGGGCGGTGCCGGTCGGCTGGTATCCGACCGGCATCGCCATGAGCAAAGACGGCAAGCGCCTGTACGCGCTTGACGGAAAAGGACTTTCGGGCCACGCCAACCCCGACGATCAGCACAGCTCGATCACGCCGGCCGCACAGCGCACGTCCACGAACTACGCGCCGAACACCGCGACCGGTGACATGGAGACGATCACGTCGCTGTCGCGCAGCGCGCTGGTCGGCGGCCTCGCGATCGCGCGCGCGAATTCGCCGTTCAAACCGTCGCCCGCTGCGCCGGGGGCGCTGCCGCCCTTCAAGCACGTCATCTACGTCATCAAAGAGAACCGCACGTATGACGAAGTGCTCGGCGACGACACGCGCGGCAACGGCCAGGCGTCGCTCGCCGTGTTCGGTCAGCGCGTCACGCCCAACATCCACCGCTTGGCGGACGAGTTCGTGCTGCTCGACGCCTTTGAGGGCGAGGGCACCGTCAGCGCCGACGGCCATGAGTGGGCCGACGGTGCATACGCCGATGACTTCGTCCAGCGCATGTGGCCCGCCGATTACGCCGGCCGCGCCGACGGCTTCTACGATTTCTCCGATCCGATCTTGCGGCCGAGCGCAGGCTACATCTGGGATGTCGCCGTCAAACACGGCGTCAGCGTCAGGCTCTACGGCGAAGGCGCGGTCGAGGCCAGCTCGCCGGCGCGCGGGGTGAACCCGTCTATCGATCCGCTGCTCGATACCGCCTACCGGCCCTTCGACCTGACGTACTCGGACCAGGATCGGATCGTCGAGTGGCTGCGCGAGTTCCGCCAGTTCGAGGCCGCGGGCGATCTGCCGCAGCTCGAATTGGTGTGGCTACCGAGCGATCACACGGCGGGCATGAAGGCGGGCTCGCGCACGCCGTATGCGATGATCGCCGACAACGACTACGCACTGGGCCGCATGGTGGAGGCGCTCAGCCACAGCCGTTACTGGAAGGACACGCTGCTCGTGAGCATCGAGGACGATGCCCAGGCGGGTCCCGATCACGTCAGCAACCAACGCGTCGAAGCGCTCGCCGTCAGCGCGTACGTCAATCGCGGGCAAGTGGACCACACCCACTACACGACATCAAGCGTGCTGCGCACGATCGAGCTCGTCTTCGGCTTGCCGCCGATGAGCCAGTTCGACGCCGGTGCCACACCGCTGAACGCGGTGTTCACCTCGACGCCGGATCTGCGCGTCTGGCGTGCGACGCAGCCGAACATCAGCATCACCGCGGTCAATCCGGCGGGCGGTCCGGGCGCGCAGGCATCTGCGAAGTTGGACCTGCGCTCGGCCGACGCGGCTGACCCGGCTGAGTTCAACCGGATCCTCGCGACCTACCTCAAAACCGTCCACATGTAG
- a CDS encoding cupin domain-containing protein, whose translation MWSVWQPDRNVFFNSYFLQRDAGNVVVDPLAWTPHDEAQMHERGGVAWIIITNRDHERRARDLAGLFGAKIVASKRDAPLLAGPVDAVLQEGDKTFPGIRIIELEGMKSPGEIALYMRRANAAIVGDCLWGDPAGSVRLLPDDKLLDAKKAVLSLRKLWALQLDALLVGDGACILHGADAVIGAYLESRTDVYVNRINIDDAPEETFDEVGPKGVRFGAAEREIGLYIGARKLGYRMATLQPGGRYCPMHLHTREEEMFLVWDGAATIRTPRGDIECRRGDFICFPTGPSGTHQLANTSTAPCTLLLLGNFDPQEVCQYPDSHKVMIDSLGGLIVRDNPALDYLDAE comes from the coding sequence ATGTGGTCCGTCTGGCAGCCGGATCGAAACGTCTTCTTCAATTCCTACTTCTTGCAGCGTGACGCTGGGAACGTCGTCGTCGATCCGCTGGCGTGGACGCCGCACGACGAGGCACAGATGCACGAGCGCGGCGGCGTCGCATGGATCATCATCACCAATCGCGATCACGAGCGCCGCGCGCGAGACCTCGCCGGGTTGTTCGGCGCGAAGATCGTCGCCAGCAAACGGGATGCGCCGCTGCTCGCGGGTCCGGTCGACGCCGTGCTCCAGGAAGGCGACAAGACGTTTCCCGGCATCCGCATCATCGAGCTCGAGGGGATGAAGTCGCCGGGCGAGATCGCGCTGTACATGCGCCGCGCCAACGCCGCGATCGTCGGCGACTGTCTGTGGGGCGATCCAGCCGGCAGCGTGCGGTTGCTGCCCGACGACAAACTGCTCGACGCCAAGAAGGCCGTGCTGTCGCTGCGCAAGCTCTGGGCGCTCCAGCTCGACGCGCTGCTCGTCGGCGACGGAGCCTGCATCTTGCATGGCGCCGACGCGGTGATCGGCGCGTACCTCGAGTCGCGCACCGACGTCTACGTGAACCGCATCAACATCGACGATGCGCCGGAAGAGACGTTCGACGAGGTCGGCCCGAAGGGCGTGCGGTTCGGAGCCGCCGAGCGCGAGATCGGCCTGTACATCGGCGCACGCAAGCTCGGCTACCGGATGGCGACGCTGCAGCCGGGAGGGCGCTACTGCCCGATGCATCTGCACACGCGCGAAGAGGAGATGTTCTTGGTCTGGGACGGCGCGGCGACCATCCGGACGCCGCGCGGCGACATCGAGTGCCGGCGCGGCGATTTCATCTGCTTCCCGACCGGACCGAGCGGCACACACCAGCTGGCGAACACGTCGACAGCGCCGTGCACGCTGCTCCTGCTCGGGAATTTCGATCCGCAAGAGGTCTGCCAGTATCCGGATTCCCACAAAGTGATGATCGACTCACTCGGCGGACTGATCGTGCGCGACAACCCCGCTCTGGATTACCTCGACGCCGAATAA